The Alphaproteobacteria bacterium genome contains the following window.
TAAAAAAAGAAAATACGATGAAAAACTTCCTCCTAGAAAGAAGTTAAAGCCAAATTTTTCAGATGAAGAGAGATTCTTTTCTGATAGAAGAATGGAAATTGAAAAAGATATGTGGGTACACTACCCATTCTGGACCAAATATTCTGATGATTATATCTATCTGGTATACGGGAAGTATTTTGAGATCATGTCAGGGGAGAGGTTTAACAGAGAAGGATATTGTGTTCGAATTAACAAACAAGAATATCTCAGAGATGATCAAAATATAAAGTATTTTAATGATATTCAGAAAGCTAAAGAAGCAACTTATACCAACTCCACAAAATAAACTTACAAATAATTTAAGGAACAAAGAGATTTGAGAGTTTGAGGTTGGATTGAATTAATAAAGTCAGAGATTTCAATTTCCAGAGCCGCCAAGGTATCAAAGACCTTGTTTTTAATGGTGTTTTGCTTGATATACCGCCAAAGTCTTTCGACAGGATTCAGCTCAGGAGAATATGGAGGCAAAAGCATGACGCTTATATTGGAAGGCACGGATAAAGATTGAGATTTATGCCAACTAGCACAATCCATAACAATCAAAGCCTTTTTGCTTCCAAGGTGTTGGGACATTTGCTGCAAAAAGATGTTCATGCACACAGTGTTTACGAGCGGTAGAATCATGGTGAAATCTTCACCATTCTGAGGACTTACAGCGCTATACAGATAAAAGTTTTGGAACCCCAGCTTTACTTTCACTGGAATTCTTTTTCCTTTTGGAAACCACCCATGCCCTAGTTTTGAGTGGGTACCAAATCTAAACTCGTCAAAAAAGTAAAGAAGCCTGTCAGGATCTTCATCAAACTGCTTTTTAAGATTTTTTTTTAAATTCTTTATGCAAACTCTTGTCTTGTTTGTAGTGCTTCGCTCGTGGAGTAATGTATGAGAAGTTCAGTTTTCTCAGTAAATTATTGGTCGCCGACATGCCTAGTTGCTTGCCAAAATCTTGCTCGATCTTTAGTTTAACTGCCTTAATTGTGAGATTGAAGTCTTCTTGTAAGCAGGTTTTTACCGTCGCAACCTCCTCATCGTTCAAAATGCTTTTACGCCCTCTGCCGGGCTTCAGTTTAAGGCCTTCAACCCCTCCTTTTTCAAACTCACTTATCCATTGCATGAGGCTTACTCTACTAACACCAAAGATTTCTGAAACCTTTGAAATGCCTTCCTCTCCTAGAAACCTTTGAAATTCTTAAAGATTGCGTTGTTGCCATCTATAAACATTACATAAGTGGCAATAATAATATTGAAATTATAGAACTTGCCGTATATAAACTATCTATAAGCGGCAATAACTAGGGTATGGATATGTATTTAATTGGTCGAAAAAAAGAACAAACTATTCTTGAAAAAATGCTTTCCTCTAAAGAAGCAGAATTTGTTGCTATTTATGGAAGAAGAAGAGTTGGCAAAACCTATCTAATCCAACAGTGTCTCTCTCAAAAAGGTGTCTATCTTGAATGTACAGGAACAAAAGATGGTAATTTAAAAACACAACTTCTCAATTTTACCCAAAGCTTTTCAACAACCTTTTATCCAGGAATTCCCATAAGTTCTCCTAAAAGCTGGAGGGAAGCCTTTGAGCTTCTTACACAGGAAATTATAAAGCATAAAAATAAGAAAATAATTTTATTTTTTGATGAACTTCCCTGGCTTGCCACACGAAAGTCCAAACTCCTCCAAAATTTGGATTATTTCTGGAACACTCAGTGGAGTAAATTGCCTCAAGTAAAATTAATTGTTTGTGGTTCAGCAGCGTCATGGATGATCTCTCATTTGATAAATGCTAAAGGAGGACTGCATAATCGTGTAACCAAAACTCTGCTTTTGGAACCTTTTAACCTCTCTGAAACAAAGATGTTTCTTGAGAAGAAAAAAATTAAGCTGTCAA
Protein-coding sequences here:
- a CDS encoding IS630 family transposase codes for the protein MKNLKKNLKKQFDEDPDRLLYFFDEFRFGTHSKLGHGWFPKGKRIPVKVKLGFQNFYLYSAVSPQNGEDFTMILPLVNTVCMNIFLQQMSQHLGSKKALIVMDCASWHKSQSLSVPSNISVMLLPPYSPELNPVERLWRYIKQNTIKNKVFDTLAALEIEISDFINSIQPQTLKSLCSLNYL